In Parus major isolate Abel chromosome 25LG1, Parus_major1.1, whole genome shotgun sequence, the genomic stretch ggcaCTGCACCCCTCCACTCTCCTCCCCCTTCATTCCCCAAATGGGACTCAGCACCATCCCCATCGCACCCCCAATCCTTCTGCACCAGCCATCCATGTCCCACTGCACCCCCAAACTGAGCCCGATGCTCTCCCCACTGCACCCCTATGGCCACCACTGCAtccccaggctggctctgaCACCTTCCCCATTTTACCCCCAAAGGTCCCTCCATGGCCTCCACCGCAGCCCCAAAATGCCTCCGGTGCTCTGACTATTGCATCCCCAAGCCTCCCACCAGTCCCCACACTGCCCCCCAAAACCGGCCCCGGTGTCCTGATTGCACCCTCATCCCCCACGGGCCCCACAGCACCCTCCAATTCCCCTCCCCAAGGCCCCCACTGCACCCCAAAACCATCCCCGGGGTCCTCCCCAGCGCCCCCCGGCCCTCAGTGCACCCCCGAGCCGGCCCCGCTGCgctccccgccgcccccgcccggggccgccgccgATCGCTCACAGGCCGGTGGCGAACATGGCGAGGGTGGCGGCCAGGCAGACCCCGGCGAGCACCGACAGGACCATGCCGGAGCCCGGGCAGCGGCgggagcgcggcggggccggtgCTGcccgcggcggggcggggcggagcggggcgggacGCACTACCGGGGAGGGACCGGCTCCGCGCACCGGCCGGGGAGGGGCGGCGGGGATCCGGCTCCGGCCGGGGGGAGCAGCACCGGCACCGCCGTGACCGCCCCGCAGGCACCGGGGCCGGTTTGGGGGGTGCTGCACCCCATAGGTCCCGTGTGTTGAGTGCTCCCCTCCAGATCTGGGGGTCCGCAGCTGCGGGGGCCTCGTGTCCTGCCATCCCCAGGGTCAACCCCACGGTCCAGATTAAACAGCCCGGGGGTCGCACACCCCTGCGAAGCCACCCACGCCTCCTCCAGGAGTCACACATCCTTGTGACAATTCCCCAGGATTGTGCATCCCTGGGATCTGCATTTCTACGGGCTTCAAGACCCTGTGaccccactgtcccagggtgcccACACACATCCTGGGGGTCACTCATCCCTGTGTCCTCTCCCTGATCCTCCAGCTCTAGGATCCCACATTCGGGTGTTATCCATCCCTGTGACCCCAGTACCCCAAGATCTCACCTCTCCAGGACTCTCACTCCTTGGGGTTCCCAATTCCAGGGGTCTCAAAGCCCTGtgatcccagctccctgcacccACACCTCAGGGGTCTCACATCCCCGGGGTCACCTCGTGGGGGTCCCTGGGgtgcagccaggctgtgtcccctacccagccccaggggctgcGGCTCAGGCCCCTCCTCACCCCCGCTGGGGGTGTCCCATCCCACGGGGTCTGTCCCACTCCAGTGGGGTTTGACCCAGGAGTTGCTGCCCCCCACCTGGAAGGTGAAGAGGGAGGGGGGGGGCCCACCCTCGCAGAGGCCTTTGTGTCACCAGATAAAGCTGGGGACAGTGCCAGCCACTGTGGCACTTCGCCACTTAACAGCCCCGTGCAAACACCAgccaattaattaattaaccaGCCCAACCCCCCACAGGGGCCAGGAGAGCCTGGCCCAGGAGGGTGGGGGAGGTCTCAGGAGCTCAGCATGGTTTTGGTTATTTATTCCCGACAATGGTATAAAAAGTCCCATGTTAGAAAGCTGTACAAAGGGGGTGCTGGGGGCCCCTCCGGCACCCAGcggaggggagggatggggaagggcCAGGGGATGAAGGATGGGGTAGGGGTGCAGCACAGTGAGGAGTGGGATGTTCCTGATAACCCCGCTCCGCTGGCTGCGGGGCATCTCCAGCCTGTCTGTCCTCCCTGACCACTGACACTGGGGGTAAGCAGCCCCCTGCACCGGTGTCACCTGGCCACCCCCACGTCCCCGCCTGCAGGACACGTTCCAGTTCTAGCCGACCACGGGGAAAACCCCAAAGGTGGTGGGCGAGCTCAGCTGCGGGGCAGGGGTGCCAgccccctgcccctctccagTCTAGGGCACTtcagcccctccagctccaggctcccGCTCAGCCTCTGGCTGCCAGGACCGTCCTGGAAGGGCCAGGGAAGCCTGAAGGCCCCAATTGCTCTGATGGCTTTGGGCTCTCCAGCCCCGTAATACTGATAAATCCTTTCCTCGCCCAGATGTGCGCAGGGCAGGGCACCTGGGGCAGATGTGCTGGGACCACAGAGGTCTCCAGTGGCCTCAGCCTCGGTGGGTCCAGGCATGTGGggcagctcagagcccctgcgGCACcaagaggggcaggaggaggctgatGAAGGTGAAGGGGCGGCTGCTGCTGCGCATGGCCGAGTTCTGCCCCACGCTCCTCAGCACGTGTGCGGCTGCATCATCTGGGGGGGTGAAGAGAGGAGCCATCAGCAACCCCAGAAGATAAACCATacccccagccagcagcacatcaCCCCTGCACAGGGTTGCCACCAGCCTCAGTACCTCAGAGCCCCCCAGGAGGGGCAGATGAGCTTAGCCCAGCGCCCCTGACAAACCCCTGTCCCACCATGAGGGTGGCTGTGTTCAGGCCACCTGAGCCTGCCTTGGTCCCCgccagggaaggcagctgggcacagccaggtgCCCCCAAGAACACCCCATCCCCCAGGAAGGGAAGCTGGCTCAGCCCCAACCCACAGCCCCCAACACACCTGCCTGGATCCTCCCCTTCTGTGTCGAGGCTGGGGCAGGTGGTGCCGGAGCTGCGGAGGAAACGGGGGGGTCATgtcaaggaaaagcagcacccCAACCTTCCCAAAAATCCTGTTTCACTGTGGGCTGCCCCCCCTTTCCCCGCCACCAACACCTTCCCGGCCAAGCCGCGCGTGCCCACACCCGGGGCTGGCCAGAGGCCACGGCCAGGCCGTGACTCAGCCGCGGCCAAGGCCACGCTGGGCACCGGCGCCGCGAGCGGGAAGGAGGGGACGCAGGGGGGGGCCCTGAGGGGGTGCTGATACTCACTGCCTTTGCCTGTCACCGTCACCTTCAGCTTCAGGCAGGCTTCACCGTGGTGGTGGATGGGCTTGGCTGCGAAGGGAGAGGCAGGTTAGGTAGGGTTTGGGGGGAGTCCGATGGCGAttccctgcagcacctcagaGCCGCCCTCCGCGGCCCCCCCGCACTCACAGATGTAGTAGTAGCTGTGCCCCTCCCTGAACTCTTTGCCCAGCGTGAAGGGAGTGAAGCGCTGGAATTTCTCCGAGAACTTCTCGGGGCCGTGTAGGGCGCTGGGCTTGTCACATTCCCAGCGGATCTGCTCCTTGGAGCGGGGCTTGCAGGCCTGATACTCCTCGAGCTCCACCAGGTACAGGGTGTAGCGCTCCATGGCCCGGGGGTCCACACTGCCCTCCTCGTAGTGGGGGCAGATAATGTCCAGGTAGTCATTCAGACGAACCTCCACCGTGTAGTCACTCCACAAAAAcctgtggcaggagggtgggcaggggggtTACTCAGGGTTAGGGGCCTTACTTtcacccccaaatcccccacACGCAGTGGGGCCGGCACCCTGCCCACGGCAGCGCTGGGTGGGGGCACCCTTGGGTCCACCCTTCCCTGTGATGAGTCTTGCAGCACCCGGAATAGCTTTGAAAGGGCAACCCCCACTTCACTCTCCCTCCGGCTCGGCCCCCCGGCAGTGAGTGGTGAGCGCACCCCActtcccagcacttcccaagagccggggagcagggaggggacccGCTGGGACGCGCACCCTGCCCGCACCCTGCCCGGCCCAGCGCTGCCGGAGCAGGAGGCGTCGCGGCTCTCGCCGTGGGGCAGCCAGCCCGGCTCCAGCTGCGCCCCACACCCCACCCGGGGGGGGCACGCTGGGGGCCTCCACGGGGTCCCCACCTAGCCGGCTGTGGTTGCCTCGAGAGGGCACAGCCACCCACGGGGACACCCCCTGCTCTCCAAATCCTGGGGGGAATACAGAGGACACAGCCCTACAGTCTGGGAGAGTCCCACACTCATGGGGGACACGGTCTTGGGAGGGGGGAGAACCCCCAAAACTTGGGGAGGGTCTTCgcccagggaaggagaggaagccCCACATCTCCCCACGGGTGCCTAAGTGTGGGGCACCCCCACAGCCCAGGGGTCTGGAGAGTGAGGGGGGCTCCCCGAAAGCCAAGGGGGACGCTCCTAGAGCCTGAGAGAGAGGTCATGCCCTGGGGGAGCACCTCCACAACCAGGGGGAGTCAGGGCTCCGGGCG encodes the following:
- the EFNA1 gene encoding ephrin-A1, whose protein sequence is MERYTLYLVELEEYQACKPRSKEQIRWECDKPSALHGPEKFSEKFQRFTPFTLGKEFREGHSYYYISKPIHHHGEACLKLKVTVTGKGTPAPPAPASTQKGRIQADDAAAHVLRSVGQNSAMRSSSRPFTFISLLLPLLVPQGL